In Quercus robur chromosome 10, dhQueRobu3.1, whole genome shotgun sequence, a genomic segment contains:
- the LOC126703138 gene encoding mitogen-activated protein kinase homolog D5-like isoform X2, whose amino-acid sequence MDGGGAVDGGGGVPAHPGGGDAVMTEAQPESQNSLMPMSATATTTENISATLSHGGRFIQYNTFGNIFEVTAKYKPPILPIGKGAYGIVCSALNSETNEYVALKKIANAFDNEIDAERTLREIKLLRHMDHEN is encoded by the exons ATGGACGGCGGAGGAGCAGTGGACGGTGGCGGTGGTGTGCCAGCTCATCCTGGCGGAGGAGACGCCGTGATGACGGAGGCTCAGCCGGAGTCTCAGAACTCATTGATGCCGATGTCGGCGACGGCGACGACGACGGAGAACATATCGGCGACGTTGAGTCACGGAGGGAGGTTTATTCAGTACAATACCTTCGGTAACATCTTCGAAGTCACCGCCAAGTATAAGCCTCCCATTCTGCCGATCGGCAAAGGCGCTTACGGCATCGTTTg CTCGGCCTTGAATTCGGAGACGAATGAGTACGTGGCGTTGAAGAAGATTGCGAATGCGTTCGATAACGAGATCGATGCGGAGAGAACTCTACGTGAGATCAAGCTGCTTCGTCATATGGATCATGAAAAT TGA